In Salmo salar chromosome ssa24, Ssal_v3.1, whole genome shotgun sequence, the following proteins share a genomic window:
- the gatc gene encoding glutamyl-tRNA(Gln) amidotransferase subunit C, mitochondrial: MYVVVNYTRRLQTLAFNLGSSCYHQGVTGASITSQDRKSKQNFSCCRWTHLITLVHQYSTRISNSKVPRVATWEPVLENQLPPPCQIPVDLVDKLERLALVDFRNQEGLACLEKAIRFADQLHVVDTDGVDPMDSVLEERALYLREDAVAEGDCAEELLQLSKNTVEEYFVAPPGNIPLPKREERAAMLKHSEF, from the exons ATGTATGTCGTAGTGAATTATACACGAAGATTACAGACCCTAGCATTTAATCTAGGGTCTTCGTGCTACCACCAAGGTGTCACAGGAGCTTCCATAACGTCACAGGACCGAAAATCCAAGCAAAACTTTAGCTGTTGTCGTTGGACTCATCTGATAACTTTAGTACATCAATACAGTACCCGAATTAGCAACTCTAAG GTGCCCAGGGTAGCAACATGGGAGCCTGTATTGGAGAACCAGCTACCCCCA CCTTGCCAAATTCCTGTAGACCTTGTTGACAAATTGGAGCGATTAGCCCTGGTGGATTTCCGCAACCAGGAGGGGCTGGCCTGTCTGGAGAAAGCCATCCGATTTGCAGATCAGCTCCATGTTGTTGACACAGATGGGGTTGACCCAATGGATTCAGTTCTGGAGGAAAG GGCACTGTATCTGAGGGAGGATGCCGTGGCAGAGGGTGACTGTGCAGAGGAACTGCTCCAGCTCTCTAAAAACACAGTGGAGGAGTACTTTGTGGCACCGCCAG GTAACATTCCACTaccgaagagagaggagagagctgccaTGTTGAAGCACTCTGAGTTCTGA
- the LOC106584994 gene encoding serine/arginine-rich splicing factor 9 gives MADGRIYVGNLPADVQERDIEDIFFKYGKIRDIELKNNRGTIPFAFVRFEDPRDAEDAVYGRNGYGFGDCKLRVEHPRSASSKFNGSMGGSGRGSGEGGPGGPKGRFGPPTRRSEFRVIVTGLPPTGSWQDLKDHMREAGDVCFTDVQRDGEGVVEFLRREDMEYAMRRLDRTEFRSHQGETSSIRVHGEMGASRGRSRSRSRSRGRYSPAYQGRGSPPPRYQSPPARRLSRHSPPPRRPSAAHRSPSSRSPPPRHYR, from the exons ATGGCAGATGGCAGGATCTACGTGGGTAACCTTCCAGCTGATGTGCAAGAGAGGGACATTGAGGATATATTCTTCAAATATGGCAAAATCAGAGACATTGAGTTGAAGAACAATAGAGGCACTATTCCCTTTGCCTTTGTGCGCTTTGAAGATCCACG GGATGCTGAGGATGCAGTCTATGGGAGGAATGGTTATGGATTTGGAGACTGCAAGCTTCGCGTTGAGCACCCTCGCTCTGCCTCCTCTAAATTCAACGGTTCTATGGGTGGTAGTGGTCGAGGGAGTGGGGAAGGAGGTCCCGGTGGTCCTAAAGGGAGGTTTGGGCCTCCTACTCGGAGATCAGAGTTCAGAGTTATTGTGACTG GTCTGCCTCCGACTGGGAGCTGGCAAGACTTGAAAGATCACATGAGGGAGGCTGGAGATGTTTGTTTCACAGATGTTCAGCGGGATGGGGAAGGGGTGGTGGAGTTCCTGCGCAGAGAGGACATGGAGTATGCCATGCGGCGCCTGGACAGGACAGAGTTCAGATCACACCAG GGGGAGACTTCATCGATCAGAGTCCATGGAGAGATGGGAGCCAGCAGAGGACGCTCGCGGTCCCGTTCCAGATCCAGGGGACGGTACTCACCCGCTTATCAAGGTCGCGGCTCTCCACCCCCTCGTTATCAGTCGCCCCCTGCTCGCAGATTGTCTCGCCATAGCCCCCCTCCACGTCGCCCCTCTGCAGCACACCGTAGCCCATCAAGCCGCAGCCCACCCCCTCGTCACTACCGATAG
- the LOC100136541 gene encoding ISG15-like protein (The RefSeq protein has 1 substitution compared to this genomic sequence) produces MELTITLLNGNSLPLTVQPHTTVGSLKSLIEEHFKVATTKQRLLGVNGSNISLSDDSKTLSDYGLHSGSKVMVLITEPAPIQVFLKNEKGQTHTYDVVPGETVTQFKAKVQNKEGVPANQQRLIHEGRQLEDCQTLEYYNIRNQSTIHLALRLRGG; encoded by the coding sequence ATGGAACTCACTATAACACTTTTGAACGGGAACTCACTTCCCCTGACAGTTCAGCCACACACCACTGTGGGGTCTCTCAAGAGTTTGATTGAAGAACACTTTAAAGTGGCCACAACAAAGCAGAGGCTGTTAGGTGTCAATGGGAGCAACATCAGTCTCAGCGATGATTCAAAAACTTTGAGCGACTACGGCCTGCATTCAGGATCTAAAGTGATGGTGCTGATTACGGAGCCCGCTCCTATCCAGGTGTTCCTGAAAAACGAAAAGGGCCAGACACACACATATGATGTGGTGCCTGGTGAGACTGTAACCCAGTTCAAAGCCAAGGTACAAAACAAGGAGGGAGTCCCTGCCAACCAACAGAGGCTGATTCATGAGGGTAGGCAGCTCGAGGATTGCCAGACGCTGGAGTACTACAACATCAGAAATCAAAGCACCATCCATCTGACGCTCCGTCTAAGGGGAGGCTGA